In Crinalium epipsammum PCC 9333, the genomic window TCAAAACTTAGTACTTGGAAACTACCGCCAGCTTCCATAATTTTATCTAACGCACGGTTAATTAATCCAGAATCTAGTAGATGTCCTTCTAAGCGAATTGTACGACTTTCTACTGATACATTGGCAGTAACTTCTGTGCGTACAGGTTCAGTTACTCTCAAGGTTAAACACTTAGCTGCACCACCTGCTTTAAGAAATTCTGTTAGCTGTGTTTCTATTACTTGAAAGCCAGTATTATTTAAACGTTGCTTTAAACTATCACTAGCTTTATTCATTACCACAATATTGTCTACATTGACAGTATTGCAAGCAAAATTTACGGCATCTGTTTCATCAATTGCAATGCGTTTTGATTCTGGAACCCGCATTTCTATCAAACGATTGGAAAAAGAATCAAATGCGGGAGGATAATAGAGTAGATAACCGCCAGCAAGAGGACAAAAACAGGTATCTAAATGATAAAACCGCTCATCCATTAAGCGTAAAGATAACACCTCAATATCTAACCATTTAGCTAAATATGGGTGAGAATCTAACTCTGAACGGAAACCATAACCCGCCCATAACCAGCGCCCTTCTCTATCTAAGAGTGCATCACCAGCGCCTTCAAAGGGTAAATCTTTCGGTAATTCGTAAACTTTATATCCTTGAGATTCAAACCATTCTTTAAAAAATGGTTCTTCTCCTTGACGTTCTTTGTGAAAAAAGCGGCTCAGAACTACGTTATCACCCAATACTAAACCAGCATTAGCCGTGAATACCATATCCGGCACGCCTAGTTGGGGTTTAACTAAATCTACAATAGCGTGGTCTTTTAAAACATAGTGTAACTTTTCCCACTGTTCAACTGCGCGATCGCGCGATGATTTATGAATATTCCCTTCCATCCAGGGGTTAATTACATAATCTACGTCATAGTGGTCAGGAGCGCACATCAAGAAGCGAATCTGGGAAGCCATAAATGTTTAGGTAAAATACAACCAGCGTCTTGTTATTGAATACAGAGTTTCTAGGATCAAATTCTGTAGAAATTGTTACGGAATCTTGACGAGAAAAACATAAAGGCTGAAATTTCTCTATTTCAGCTTTTTGTAATTTAAGATACTTATTTCTATTTTATTACTTTAAAGAGCTTTTTTAACGCATTAGCCGTTAGCGCTAGGCTTCCCGTAAGGGAGGACGCAGAAGAAGAAGTTTATTTTTGGGTGGGAATTTATAGGTAAAAACTCATAAGAATTTAGGCTTCGTGTTTTTTGTGCCTTTCAGGTTATTTTATTTAAAATATTTCTCCTTGTAAATTTTGATTAATCTTTACAGCAGCAGCAAATCCCGAATTAATCGCACTTTCTATCCGATTACCTCCACACCAATCACCACAACATACTAGAGGTAAAAGCATATTAGTATCTAAGTAATCTATCTGCAAAGATTGCTTAGGGAAAGCATAGCGCCAGCGATGTATTTGTAACCATTCCGGTTTATCCAACCAAGGTATTAAATTTTTAGAGGCGTGTGATAAAAGTTGATGAGCGGCAGGTTCTAAATTATCAATATCTAAATAACTTTGGGCAAATTCTGGTGTACTTTGAATTACCAATACTGGCTGTTTTACTTCTTGGCGCTTGCTACTATCTAAACCTATCCAAGCTATTTGAGTATCGTGGGGACAAATAACCGCTTTCCAAGCTGGTGATAGTTGATCTAAATCTTGTTGTTTTGATGTGGGATAACCAACCATGACACTCAAACAAGGATCAAATTCTACTGAGCGCAAATTATTAATAAATTCTGGTGATAAACCACTTTCGGCTAATGGTTCTAATAAGCTCACAGCCTGTGGTGCAGGGATAGCGGCAACTATGGCTCTAGCATTTAATTTATCTGGTGTTTGGGTTGCTGGGCTGCTTAAGAGTAGTTGATAAGTGCTATCGCACTCATTATTCTCTACACTCAATAAATCTCTTTCCGCCTTAATTTGAATTGCTTCTACTCGCTGATTTAACCTAATATCTAAACCTGTAGCTAAAAATTTTGCTACCGCCGTCATTCCTTCAGATGCGATATAACGAGGATAATCATTTTTGGGTTGCAAAATACCATCTGCGCTTAATTCATAAACAGTATCAGTCCAAACTTGCAAAATATTACGATTAGTTAATTCATCAATTAACTGCTGCAACCGCTTACCGTAAGGTTCTAAGTAGCGCACACCATGATCGGCACGAGTATCATGTAACCTGCGTGTAGCAAAACGTCCCCCGACTCCGCGAGATTTTTCTACAACAACGACGATTAAACCTGCTTGCTGTAACTGTTGGGCGCAAATTAGTCCTGCAATACCAGCACCAATTACGACAACATCACATATCTTATTGCTTTTAGTCATTAGCTTTTTGCTGACTGTTGACGGTTGAGAGGAAGTGGATTAAAGTCCGCATAGTCACAACTTACCTACCAGTGCAAATACTAGAATAAAGAACAGCGAGAATCTATAGGACATTGGAGGCATGAAAGTTGGACGAACTAAGAACGGCGCTAGAGTTAGCCACTGAGGAAGAGTTGCAGCAACTGACGGATATCTTGTTTCAGCGCAAGTTTAACCCTCTAGATTATGTTCATACACCTGAGCCTATAGACATTCAATGCCAAGATCGTGAAACTTGGTTAAATGCGATCGAGGAGAGATTTCGCTTTCTAGCAGCAGATGGGATGACTGTGTTGCGGGGGCGTACTCGTGAAGTTACATATCGACAAGCATTGATTCAAGTTTGCCGTTATCTAAAAATTCCTTATTCTAATAAGTTTTCTACTACTGATTTAGAAGCAGAAATATTTCTGAGTTTAATGCGCCGCGCTTGGAAACAACTGCCATCATCAGAAAAGCAAGCCTTAACAGTTAGAGTACAGCGATCGCTTGCTAAAACCAATTTCTCTGAACCTTTACCCGTACACCTACAGCACGATCCAATTACTTTAATCCTCAAGGGTGGTAGCGCCTTGGCTGTAAGTTCTTTCATCAAGCCATTACTACTACAACAACTTACCCGTCAGTTTGCCCTTCACTTTGCTACCTATCAAGTAGCTAGAGAAACTATTGTTAAAGGTGGCGCGGCTGCGGCTGCCCAGCTTCAAGGCTACTTAGCAATGCAAACCGCCGGACGTGGCATGGCGGTGAGTGCTGCCCGCTATGGGGCTGCTAGGGGTGTTTTAGCTTTTATTGGTCCTGCTATGTGGGGTTGGTTTTTGGCTGATTTAGGATGGAGAGCGATCGCTACTAATTATGGTCGCATTATTCCAACCATCTATGCCTTAGCACAAATTCGGCTTACCCGTTCCGAATGCTGGGAAATCGCATGAACTGCTATTTCCAAGTTTAGCCTCCACAATTTAACATTAGGTAATCGCAAATGTTACGTTTAGCCTAATGAAATTTGATTTTTTTAACTTGATATTAAAAAAAATTCAACACCCCGAGCCAGGCTTACAGGCGTTATGGAATTTCACCCTGTTAAGCCTGTTTTTATTTCCTTTATTACCTGCTTTTGGTGCTGTTGGATTGGTAATTGTAGCATTGGTTATTTGCAAGCAACATTTAAAACATATCATTCAACGTCGGATCAATTGGGGACTAGCAATATTAGCAGGTTGGTTAGTCATTAAGGTTTGCTTTGCTTATAAACCCTTAGAAGCTTTATTAGGATTAGCTAATTTATTACCGTTTTTTTTGATATTTGCAGCTTATAGTATCCTAATTCAAACATTTGTACAGTTAAAACAAATGGCTTGGGTAATAGTTTTGCCTTCTCTACCTGTAGTAATTCTTGGTTTTGGACAACTATTCTGGGGTTGGAGTACGTTAACTCAATTACAACCTATTTTAGGGTGGGTACTTGAACCTAATGGTTCTCCTAGCGGTAGAATGGCTTCGGTATTTATGAATACTAATACCTTAGCTGCTTATTTGCAGATTGTGTTTATTTTAGGGCTAGGATTATGGCTAGAAACTTATAAAACTTTTGCCCCGCTTCGTAGCAATTGGTTACGGTTAGGGTTTTTAAGTATAAGTGTAATTGGAAGTGTGATCGCCCTAATTTTAACTAGCTGCCGCAATGGTTGGGGAATTATAATTATCAGTTGTCTAGTTTTTGCGCTTTACCAAGCATGGTATTGGTTGGTACCTATATTTACAACTATAACTGCTAGTGTGCTTGGTGCTGCTTTTGCACCTCCACCACTGCAACCAACTTTAAGAGCAATTGTACCAGCTTTTTTCTGGGAAAGGCTTACCAATCAAGACGCGATAGCTGCAAGGCGGGTAACGCTGTGGAAATTTGCTTTGTGGATGACTCAACAACGCCCGTTAACAGGTTGGGGATTACGCAGTTTTACCCCACTTTATGAAGCACAAAACCAG contains:
- a CDS encoding NAD(P)/FAD-dependent oxidoreductase, which produces MTKSNKICDVVVIGAGIAGLICAQQLQQAGLIVVVVEKSRGVGGRFATRRLHDTRADHGVRYLEPYGKRLQQLIDELTNRNILQVWTDTVYELSADGILQPKNDYPRYIASEGMTAVAKFLATGLDIRLNQRVEAIQIKAERDLLSVENNECDSTYQLLLSSPATQTPDKLNARAIVAAIPAPQAVSLLEPLAESGLSPEFINNLRSVEFDPCLSVMVGYPTSKQQDLDQLSPAWKAVICPHDTQIAWIGLDSSKRQEVKQPVLVIQSTPEFAQSYLDIDNLEPAAHQLLSHASKNLIPWLDKPEWLQIHRWRYAFPKQSLQIDYLDTNMLLPLVCCGDWCGGNRIESAINSGFAAAVKINQNLQGEIF
- a CDS encoding O-antigen ligase family protein, translating into MKFDFFNLILKKIQHPEPGLQALWNFTLLSLFLFPLLPAFGAVGLVIVALVICKQHLKHIIQRRINWGLAILAGWLVIKVCFAYKPLEALLGLANLLPFFLIFAAYSILIQTFVQLKQMAWVIVLPSLPVVILGFGQLFWGWSTLTQLQPILGWVLEPNGSPSGRMASVFMNTNTLAAYLQIVFILGLGLWLETYKTFAPLRSNWLRLGFLSISVIGSVIALILTSCRNGWGIIIISCLVFALYQAWYWLVPIFTTITASVLGAAFAPPPLQPTLRAIVPAFFWERLTNQDAIAARRVTLWKFALWMTQQRPLTGWGLRSFTPLYEAQNQIWLGHPHNLLLMFTAETGIPATLLFFGLVAWILVQGGLILAKLSANFIEDKLILFTYLVAFGGCTVFNTVDVTLFDLRVNTLGWLLLSAICGIVYNYRAILPLEQKLN
- a CDS encoding YaaW family protein produces the protein MDELRTALELATEEELQQLTDILFQRKFNPLDYVHTPEPIDIQCQDRETWLNAIEERFRFLAADGMTVLRGRTREVTYRQALIQVCRYLKIPYSNKFSTTDLEAEIFLSLMRRAWKQLPSSEKQALTVRVQRSLAKTNFSEPLPVHLQHDPITLILKGGSALAVSSFIKPLLLQQLTRQFALHFATYQVARETIVKGGAAAAAQLQGYLAMQTAGRGMAVSAARYGAARGVLAFIGPAMWGWFLADLGWRAIATNYGRIIPTIYALAQIRLTRSECWEIA